GTCGTCGTCGTCGCCACCCACGGGCGCGACGAGGAGAAGGTACTGATCGAGGCCGCACGATCCGGGGTCCCGTACATCGGGCTGGTGGCCAGTCCCAAGCGTGGCGCGGCGGTGCTCGCCGGGTTGGACATCACCGACGAACGACGCGCGCGCATCCACACCCCGGCCGGCCTGGACATCGGCGCGCGGACCCCGGCGGAGATCGCGCTGTCGGTGTACGCCGAGATCATCGCACTGCGGCCGGAGGTGGCCCGAGCCGCACGCCCCGCGGCCGGATCCGCCGCGCCGCAGGCCGTGGCCGAGAACGTGGATCCCGTGTGCGGCATGCCCGTGGCGATCACGCCCGCCACCCTCTCACTCGACCTGGCCGCCGGCAGGGTGTACTTCTGCGGGCCGGGGTGCCAGCACGCCTTCGCCGACGACCCCTCCCGGTACGCGCATGCCTGACCTCGACGCCCTCGTACCCGATGTCGCCGCCCTGCGCTCGCGTCTGGACGCCGTCGGCTACCTGGCCGACGACGCCTTGGCCACGGCGCTGCTGCTGGCCGTGCGCATGCGGCAGCCGATCCTCCTGGAGGGCGAGCCCGGCGTCGGCAAGACCGAGGCGGCCCGCGCGCTCGCCGCCGTGCTCGACACCCCGCTGATCCGGCTGCAGTGCTATGAGGGACTGTCCTCGGCCGAGGCCCTCTACGAGTGGAACTATCCACGGCAACTACTGGCCATCCGGCTGGCCGAGTCCCGCGGAGAGCCCCTGCGCGACGCCGACCTGTTCACCGAGGACTATCTCCTGCCACGTCCGCTGCTCGCCGCGCTATGCCACCCGGGGCCGCGCCCGGCGGTGTTGCTCATCGACGAGGTGGATCGCGCCGACGACGAGTTCGAGGCGTTCCTGCTGGAACTGCTCGCCGATGCCGCGGTCACCATCCCCGAGCTCGGCACCCGGACGGCCGTGGTGCCGCCGGTGGCCGTACTGACCTCCAACCGCACCCGGGACCTGCACGACGCCCTCAAACGCCGCTGCCTCTACCACTGGATCGACTACCCGGACACCGCACGAGTCGCCGCGATCATCCGCAGACGGCTACCGGAGTCGGCCCGGTGGCTGGCCGCCCAGGTGGCGCGCGGGGTGGCGCGCCTGCGTGCCCGGCAGGAGCTCACCAAGCCGCCCGGCATCGCCGAGGCGATCGACTGGGCCGGCGCGCTGCACGCGCTGGGGCTCTCCGTTCTCGACGCCGACGCCGCCGACCGCACCCTCGGAGTGGTCCTCAAGTACGCCGAGGACCTGCAGGCCGTGCGCCGGGCCGGATTGGCGGAGCTGGTCGACGCCGAGGCCGGATCCGGGTCCGATGCCTGACCTGCCGGAACTGGCCGCCTCGTTCACCGCCGCCCTGCACGGTGCGGGGATCGCGGTGGGCCCCGACCGTACCCGGAGTTTCGCTCGGGCGCTCACCCTGCTGGCACCGTCGACGACGCGCGAGCTGCGGCACTGCGCGCTCGCCACCCTGGTGTCCGACCCCGAGCAGATCGAACCGTTCGACGCGGTCTTCCGCGAGGTCTTCGGCGGCCCGGTCGACCGCGAAGCACAACGCGGGCAACCGGGCGACCCGGCCCGATCGCTCAGGGGCACCGTTCCCGGCCGCGTCCCCGGCACTCGGAAGGCCACCGGGGACGGACGCGGCCGGGAGGCCGACGCACAGCCGCGGGAGGCGCCCGTACCCCTCGCGGCCAGTCCGCTCGACCGTCTCGCCGGCCGCGACTTCGCGGAGTTGTCCGCCGAGGAACTGGCGCGGCTCTCCGAAGTGATGCGCACCATGGTGCTTCGCACCCCGACCCGGCCGTCCCGCCGGCGCCGCACCGCACACCACGGTGCGCGCATCGACGTGCGCCGCACCCTCTCCGCCAGCCGGCGCACCGGCGGATACCCGCTGCGGCTACGCCGCTTCGTGCCTCGCGCCCGCCCCCGCGACCTCATCGTGCTCTGCGACATCTCCGGATCGATGGAGCCCTATGCCCGCGCGATGCTGCAACTGCTCTACTGTGCCGCCCGCGCCACTCACGCCGAGGTCTTCACCTTCGCCACCCGCCTCACACGCCTCACGCCCGTCCTCCGGCGGGCCGGGCCGGACGACGCCCTGGCACGGGCGGGCCGGGCGGCCCCGGACTGGTCCGGGGGCACCCGGATAGCGGAGTGCCTGGCGGAGTTCAACGAGCGGTTCGGCCGGCCCGGCATGGCGCACGGAGCCGTGGTCGCCATCATCTCCGACGGCTGGGACACCGGAACGGCCGCCGAACTCGCCACCCAGATGGCACGGCTGTCCCGGGTCGCCTACCGCGTCGTATGGGTCAACCCGCGCACGGCGAGCCCGCGCTACCGTCCGCTCGTGGCCGGCATGGCCGCGGCGCTGCCCTACTGCGACGCCGTCGTCAGCGCCCACAACCTCGCGGCCCTGGGCGACTTCACCGCTGCGCTGTCCGCCCCCCGCCGCCGCCGGTGACGCTGCCCGTCGATGCCGGGCCCTCGAAGGCGGCGCCGCCCTCTGAACCTTCGTCAGTTCATGCTCAGTGACGGGGCTCTCAGTGCGGGCCGGAGTGCCGTTCCGTACCCTGGTTCCGCCTGTCGACCCCGAGGGCGGAGCGGATGTACCGGGACGCCTCCACGCCTGCCTTGCATTGGACTGCCTCGCATGGGATCAGGAAACTCAGCAATCGGTCGGTGCCGATATCCGAACAGCAGGCGGGAAATCAGTGGGAAGCCGGCCATTGTAGAGTGAAACCGCCCTTGACCTGCACAAGCAGGCAGGGAGCCGAACAGCAGGAGCACCCAAATGCTGCGCACCATGTTCAAGTCCAAGATCCACCGTGCCACCGTCACCCAGGCCGACCTGCACTACGTCGGATCCGTCACGATCGACGCCGACCTGCTCGACGCCGCGGATCTGCTGCCGGGTGAGCTCGTGCACATCGTCGACATCACCAACGGCGCCCGCCTGGAGACGTACGTCATCGAGGGCGAGCGCGGTTCGGGGGTCGTCGGGATCAACGGAGCGGCGGCCCATCTCGTGCATCCCGGAGATCTGGTGATCATCATCAGTTACGCTCAGGTCTCCGACGCCGAGGCGCGGGCACTGCGGCCGAGGGTCGTGCACGTGGACCACGACAACCGGATCGTGGCCCTCGGTGCCGATCCGTCCGAACCGGTGCCGGGCTCGGACCAGGAGCGCAGCCCGCAGGCGGTCACCGTCTGAACCCCGGGCCCGGGGCAGCGGCTGAGCAAGCAGATGACCTGAGGACGCGAGGAGTTGCCCATGAGCGACACAGAGATCCGCGACGACCGTGCGGGTGGCCGCCTCGAGGCGATCGCCGGGGGCGAAGTGGTCGGCCACATCGAGTACTTCGTCCTCGAGGCCCCCGCACGCGCCCTCGTCCCCGTGCACACCATCGTGGAACCCGAGCACGAGGGGAAGGGCATCGCGGGCTCCCTCACCCGTGAGCTGTACGGCATCGCCGCGCGCGAGGGCATCGTGGTCGCGCCCCTGTGCCCGTACGTCGTGAAGTGGGCGGCGCGTCACCCCGAGGAGGCTCCGGCGGCCGACCCGGAGCTGCTGGGAGCGGCGATGGCGTGGCTCGAGGCGCACCCCGGGCGCTTCTGATGAACCGGCCGGGTCCGCTCGCCCTGCTGCACACCTCGCCCCTGCACATCCCCGTCTTCGACGCGCTGCGCGACGAGGACCACCAGGGGCTGGAACTGCGGCACATGGTGGCCGAGGAACTGTTGGCCCGGGCCCGGCGCGAGGGCCCGGCCGCGGTGGCCGGCGAGGTGCGGGCGGCCCTCGACCGGGCCGTCGCCGACGGGGCGCGTGCCGTGCTGTGCACCTGCTCGACCATCGGCGCGGTCGCCGAGGAGGCGGGCGCCGGGGTACCCGTGCTCCGGGTGGACCGTCCGATGGCCGCCGCCGCGGTCGCCACGGGCCCCCGTGTGGTGGTCGTCGCGACCTCGGAGAGCACCTTGGAGCCGACGGTCGCCCTCGTCGAGGAGGAGGCCCGCGCCGCCGGGCGCTCCGTACAGGTCCGTACGCTGCTGGTCGACGGGGCCTGGGCCCGTTTCGAGGCGGGCGACACCGACGGGTACGTCCGCAGCGTGGCGACGGCCGCCGACTCGGTCACCGACGCCGACGCGATCGTCCTCGCCCAGGCGTCCATGACCCCGGCCGAGCGGCTGACCACGACCGCGGTCCCGGTACTGTCCAGCCCCCGCCCGGGGCTCGCGGCCGGCGCGGACGCGGTGCGCCTCGGGTAGACGCTCCAGGGGTGGATGCGCCATGGGTGGGCGCGCCACCGGTGGACCGGCCGGGTCCGTCTGGTCCAACTGGTCCGCACGCCCTGCGCGACGGGGTGACTGGGGGAGCGGTGGCCGGGTACGCGTGGGACAAGTCCAGGGCCGACGTATCGACTGGCTGGAGGACGCCATGACGCATCCGAACCCCGATCCGGTGCAACCGGGTCCCACGCCCGGGCCGGGCCCCGACCACCCGCAGCCCTTCCCGGACCCCCACCCCTTCCCGGACCCGACCCCGGATCCGGGCCCTCACCCCCCACCGAAGCCCACCCCTCCGCCGACCCCGGTGCCGCAGCCGCCGGGGCCCGAGCCGACCCCGCCGGGCCCCGGCCCGACCCCGCCGAGCCCCGGCCCGGTGCCGCCCGGCCCGGTGCCGCCGAGCCCCGGCCCGGTGCCGCCCGGCCCGGTGCCGCCGGGCCCCGAGCCGGTACCGAACCCCGAACCGGGACCCCCGCTCACGTGAACAGCGGGGTGAACGGGTGAACGGCAGAGGCCGTCACGCCCCGGGTTCCAGGGATGTGACGGCCTCGGTGGCGCAGAATACGCGTACGCCGTGTACCCGTACGTCTGGTACCCCTACGTCTGCCTACGCCTCGACCTCCGACCGGTCGCCGCCCCACAGCGTGTGGAACGAGCCCTCCCGGTCGACGCGCCGGTAGGTGTGCGCCCCGAAGAAGTCCCGCTGCCCCTGCGTCAGGGCGGCGGGCAGCCGGTCGGCGCGCAGCGCGTCGTAGTAGGCGAGGGCCGCGGAGAAACCGGGTGCGGGCACGCCCTGGCGGGTGGCGGCCACCAGGACCTCACGCCAGTCGTCCTGCGCCGCCGCGATCTCCTGCGCGAACGTCTCGTCGGACAGCAGGCTCGGCAGATCGGGCCGGGCGTCGTACGCGGCGCGGATCCGGTCCAGGAACGCCGCCCGGATGATGCAGCCACCGCGCCAGATCGCGGAGACGGCGCCGAGGTCGATGTCCCAGTCGTACTGGTCGCTGCCCGCGCTGATCTCGTGGAAGCCCTGCGTGTAGGACACGATCTTCGAGGCGTACAGCGCCTGCTCCACCCGGTCCGCGAAGGCCGCCGCCTCGGAGTCCCCGAGCGGCTTCGCCTTGGGGCCCGCGAGCTCCCGGGAGGCGGCGCGCAGATCGGCGTGCCCGGACAGCGAGCGGGCGAAGACCGCCTCCGCGATGCCGGACACCGGAACGCCCAGGTCCAGCGCGATCTGCACGGTCCAGCGGCCCGTGCCCTTCTGCTCCGCGCGGTCCTGGACCACGTCAACGAACGGCTTGCCCGTCGCCGCGTCCACGTGCGACAGGACCTCCGCCGTGATCTCGATCAGGTAGGAGTCGAGCCGGCCGGTGTTCCAGGTGCGGAAGATGTCGGCGATCTGCGCGGGGGAGTACCCGGCGACTTCGCGCAGCAGCTGGTAGGCCTCGCCGATCAGCTGCATGTCGGCGTACTCGATGCCGTTGTGCACCATCTTCACGAAGTGCCCGGCGCCGTCGGGACCGCAGTGGGTCACGCAGGGAGAGCCGTCCGGCGCCTTCGCGGAGATCTTCTCCAGCATCGGACCGAGCGACGCGTACGACTCCTTCGAGCCGCCCGGCATGATGCTCGGCCCGTTCAGCGCGCCCTCCTCGCCACCGGACACGCCCGTGCCGACGAAGTGGATGCCCTGGCCCCGCAGGTCGCGCTCCCGGCGCCGGGTGTCCTCGAAGTGCGCGTTGCCACCGTCGATGATCATGTCACCGGGCTCAAGGAGCGGAGCGAACTCCTGGATCACCGCGTCGGTCGGCTCACCGGCCTTCACCATGATCATCAGGCGGCGCGGCCGCTCCAGCGCCTCGACGAACTCCTTCGCGGTCTCCGTCGCCACGAAGTCGCCCTCGTGGCCGAATTCCTCCACCAGCGCGTGCGTCCGGGCCGCGGTCCTGTTGTGCAGGGCGACCGTGTAGCCGTTGCGGGCGAAGTTACGGGCGAGATTGCGCCCCATGACCGCGAGACCCGTGACGCCGATCTGGGCTGAGTTGCTCATACGGTTGGCTCCTAAGAGATCCGGTGAGAGGTCCTGGTATTCGTCGGTATGAGTCGGTATCGCCGCTGCCGGTGATCCTGTCGTTCCCGTTCATCAGTACTCCTCCGGCCATCCTGACGTGTCGGAGACGTGTACGCAGAAGAACGACCCGCTGCCTTCCCGAGGGAGGGAGCGGCGCCCGGGGCGCACAGCACGGCCGATTGCGCTCTTGTCATGGCCTGTTCGCAGCGCTTACTTTTGCCGCTCCTGACGCATGTCGAGGGGGCTCCCACATGGCCGTACGCGGCCGGCACCGCCGGTATCAGCCGAACAGGATCAACCGCGCCTCACTCACCGTCACGGCGGGCGGCGCCGGAATGGCACTCCCGCTGATCGGCACCGGCGTCGCACACGCGGCCAACGCGGACACCTGGAACAAGGTCGCCGCCTGCGAGTCCACCGACAACTGGAGCATCAACACCGGCAACGGCTACTACGGCGGACTGCAGTTCACCCAGTCCACCTGGGAGGCGTACGGGGGGCAGGTCTACGCCCCGCGCGCGGATCAGGCCACCAAGGACCAGCAGATCGCCATCGCCGAGAAGGTGCTCAAGGGCCAGGGACCCGGTGCCTGGCCGGTCTGCTCGGTGCGCGCCGGTCTCACCCGGGGCGGGGACACCCCCGACATCACCCCGGCCGCCGAGCGGACCGGCACCAGGTCCGGTACCTCGCCCCAGACCACCAAGCGCTCCGTGCGCGACGTCCAGCCGCAGACCACACCCCAGTCGCGGGCCGGCACCGCCGAGATGTACACCGTCGTCCACGGCGACACGCTCTCCGGCATCGCGGGATCCCGCCACGTCCAGGGCGGTTGGCAGCGGTTGTACGACGCGAACCGCAGCACCGTCGGCTCCGACCCGGACCTGATCCTCCCGGGCCAGCGGCTGAACCTGCGGGGCAAGGGCCAGACCCCGGCGCACACCGAGAGCCCCTCGTCCGCGTCGAAGAAGCGGAAGACCCCCGACAAGCCGTCCCCGCACAAGACGTCCCCGCACCAGCCGTCCTCGCACAAGACGTCCTCGGACACCGCCAAGAGGACCGACACGCTCGTCGCCCCCGTGCACGCCGCGACCGGCACGCCGTACCGCGCCGCCGGTGCCTCCTGGTCGAAGGGCTATCACACGGGCGTCGACTTCCCGGTGCCCACCGGCACCTCCGTGAAGGCGGTCGCCGCGGGGCAGGTCGTCAGCGCGGGCTGGGGCGGCTCGTTCGGCTACCAAGTGGTGATCCGGCACGCCGACGGCCGCTACACCCAGTACGCCCATCTCTCGGCGATCTCGGTGAAGGACGGGCAGAGCGTGGTGGGCGGCCAGCGCATCGGCCGCTCCGGTTCCACGGGCAACAGCACGGGCCCGCATCTGCACTTCGAGGTGCGGACGGGGCCCGGTTTCGGCACGGACGTCGACCCGGTCGCCTACCTGAGGGCGGGCGGCGTCAGGATGTGACGCGCGTGCGGTGGTGGTGGTCCAGCAGAGGCGTCGCCACTACGTAGGGCCCGCACAGGGGGCCGAATAGGCCGGCACGGGCGGCGCGTCCTCCTCGGACGACTCGGGCGAGTCGGCCGGGTCGGGCGCGCTCTCCGCGGCCCCCACCATCGCCGGAGCCGGTACGAAGACGTCCTCGCCGCGATCCCCGCCGAGTCCGTTCCCGAGCCCGGCTCCGAATCCGTTGGCGAGCCCGGCGTCGAACGCCTCCCCGAGCCCGGCTCCGAGTCCGCTTCCGAGCCCGTTTCCGAGCCCGGCGTCGAGTGCGTTCTCGAGCCCCGCGTCGAATTCTTCTCCGAGCTTGGCGTCGAACGACTCCGCGAGCCCCGCGTCGAACCCCTCCCCGAACCCCGCGCCGAACGCCTCTCGGTGGCCCGTGGTCGGCTCGTGCTCGGGGTCCGGTCCCGTGGACTGCTCGGGCAGCGCCGCGAGCAGCAGCGCCTCCAACGCGGAGTCCGGCGTGGCCGCTTCCGGCGCGGGCTCGGTCTCCGCGGCGGCGGATGCGGCGACCTCCGCGGTGTTCCGGGCACTGCCGATCTGCTCGGTCGTGAGCAGGATCAGACCGCCCGCCGCCACGACCCCGCAGGCCAGCGCCAGCACGGTGCCCGTCTCGCCGTAGCGGAAGGTCTCGCCGAACATCGTGATGCCGACGGCGGCCGCCACGACGGGGTTGACGACCGTCAGCGTGGCCAGCGGCGCCGCGAGACCGCCGCCCCGGTACGAGGCCTGCGACAGCAGCATCCCGGCCGTCGCGAAGACGCCTATGAGGACGAGGCTCGGCAGGTCGGCGAGCGAGACCTGGTGCGACCAGTCCACCGCGACGGTCTTGGTGAACACCGAGGACATGCTGAAGGCTATGCCGGACCCCACCGCGAGCATCACGCTGCGCACGGCCGGGTGCCGGTGCGCGGCGCGGCCCGCCACCATGAAGGCCGCCACCGCGCCGCCCGACACCACGGCCAGCACGGTGATCTGGGTGTCACTCAGGGACTGCGAGTCGGCCGAGCCGACCAGGGCGAGCAGGACCGCGAGGCCCACCGTGGCCATGATCGCGCCACGCCAGGCGGTCGCCCCGGCCTCGCGGCCGACGAAGACGGCCGCCATGGGGAGCGCGAACACGATGGTCAGCGCGCCCAGCGGCTGCACCAGGCTCAGCGGGCCGTAGGCGAGCGCCACCACGTGCAGCACCCCGCCCACGCCGCTCAGGGCGACCGCCGCCCACCAGCCGGGGCGGCGCAACGGCGCGTACGTCTGGTCGGGAGAGGTCAGCGCGACCTGCTCCTGGACGATCGCGCCGCCCGCGTACGCAACGGCGGAGACGAACGAGAGCAGGACGGACAGCGCGAGCGCGCTCATGAGTCCCTCCTCTGCGTGCGGCGGGGACGCTGTGCCCGGCGCGGCGAACGATCGGCCTTCATACCCACTACGATGCCTCGCGCATTCGTTCACGTCGTCGTACCTGAGCAGGCAATGAGTAGTACTGCCGATGGAGTACGACTCGCCCCATGTCCTCCCCTGGGTGGGCGACATGAGGGGGAGACCCTCCGGTGAGAACCCCTAGGGGGCTTGGTACTACTGCTGTTCGTGGAACTCGATCCGGAACTCGCGGCGCTCGGCTCGCTCGGCGGCTTCTTCGTACTACGCACCGGCGTACCGCCGCGTGCCCCGCTGCCGACGCTCGCACAGGCGTACGCGTCTCCCCGAGACGATGATCCCAGAGATGTCTGGTCGGATCCTCTGAATTTTCGGGTCCGGAAAGTCGCGGCGAGTCTGCGGGCGCCCGAGCCCCGGATCGCGGTCTCGGTGGCCCAGCAGGGCCTCGCGGCCCGTCTGTGGTCGGTCTCGCTCGGTGCCGCCGCGCTGTACGGGCAGCTGCCGGACCTCGACCCGGGGCTGCTGCGGTGGGATCCGGACGGCAGCGCTCCGGACGACCTGTGGCTGTCCGAGGTACGCGCCCTGCCGGTGGCGGCGATCGGAGAGGTCGTACGGGACGGCCACCTCGCCCCGCTGGCGGCGGCTCTGCGCACCCGACACCGCATGTCGAAGGGCCTGTTGTGGGGGAACGCGGGCTCGGCGCTCGCGGGTGCCTGGCGCCAGCTGCACCGCTGGGCCGAGGCCAACGGCCGTACGGACGTGGCCGATCGGGCCCGCTTCCTCGCCGCCGACCTGTTCACGCATCCCGACCTGTCCGCGACCGTCGACCCCCGTACCCTGCGTCGCCGCAGCTGCTGCCTCTACTACCGGCTCCCCGGCGGCGGCCTCTGCGGCGACTGCTGCTTCGACCGCCCGCCGGGCCGGACGCGTGGCGGGACTCCGGGCCGCCGCTGAGCATCGCGGTCTTCCCCGAGCGTCCCTTCTGGGTGACCATGAAAGGCACCAGCCGGTATCCGGTACGACGGGGGGGCTCTGCGTGCGAGTGGGACTGCTGACCCGGGAGTACCCGCCGGACGTGTACGGCGGCGCGGGCGTCCATGTCGAGTTCCTCGCCCGGGAGTTGCGGACCCTCACGGACCTGGACGTGCACTGCTGGGGCGAGGGCGCCGCGGGCGGCGTCGTGCGCCACCGGTCGTGGACCTCGCTCGACGGCGCCAACGACGCGCTGCGCACCTTCTCCGTGGACCTCGCCATGGCCGCCGCCCTCGAAGGCCGCGAACTCGTCCACTCGCACACCTGGTACGCCAACCTCGCCGGCCACTTCGGCAAGCTCCTGTACGGCATCCCGCACGTCATGACCGCCCACTCCCTGGAGCCGCTGCGCCCCTGGAAGGCCGAGCAGCTCGGCGGCGGCTACGCCCTGTCCAGCTGGGCCGAGCGCACCGCCGTCGAGGCCGCCGACGCCGTCATCGCCGTCTCCGGCGCCATGCGCGAGGACATCCTCACCTGCTACCCCGCCCTGGACCCGGCCAAGGTGCGTGTCGTACACAACGGCATCGACACCGCCCTCTACCGGCCGGACCACGGCACGGACGTTCTGGAGCGCATCGGCATCGACGCCGCCCGCCCCTACGTGCTGTTCGTCGGCCGCATCACCCGCCAGAAGGGCGTGCCCCACCTGCTGCGCGCGGTACGGGACATCGACCCGGCCGTGCAGGTGGTGCTGTGCGCGGGCGCCCCCGACACCCCCGAGATCGACCGGGAGTTCCGTGACCTCTTCCAGGAACTGAGTGCCGTACGCCAGGGCCTGCACTGGATCCCGCAGATGCTGCCCCGCCCGGACGTCGTCCAACTCCTCACGCACGCGGCCGTCTTCGTCTGTCCCTCGGTGTACGAGCCGCTCGGCATCGTCAACCTGGAGGCGATG
This portion of the Streptomyces mirabilis genome encodes:
- a CDS encoding vWA domain-containing protein; translation: MPDLPELAASFTAALHGAGIAVGPDRTRSFARALTLLAPSTTRELRHCALATLVSDPEQIEPFDAVFREVFGGPVDREAQRGQPGDPARSLRGTVPGRVPGTRKATGDGRGREADAQPREAPVPLAASPLDRLAGRDFAELSAEELARLSEVMRTMVLRTPTRPSRRRRTAHHGARIDVRRTLSASRRTGGYPLRLRRFVPRARPRDLIVLCDISGSMEPYARAMLQLLYCAARATHAEVFTFATRLTRLTPVLRRAGPDDALARAGRAAPDWSGGTRIAECLAEFNERFGRPGMAHGAVVAIISDGWDTGTAAELATQMARLSRVAYRVVWVNPRTASPRYRPLVAGMAAALPYCDAVVSAHNLAALGDFTAALSAPRRRR
- a CDS encoding aspartate/glutamate racemase family protein, whose translation is MNRPGPLALLHTSPLHIPVFDALRDEDHQGLELRHMVAEELLARARREGPAAVAGEVRAALDRAVADGARAVLCTCSTIGAVAEEAGAGVPVLRVDRPMAAAAVATGPRVVVVATSESTLEPTVALVEEEARAAGRSVQVRTLLVDGAWARFEAGDTDGYVRSVATAADSVTDADAIVLAQASMTPAERLTTTAVPVLSSPRPGLAAGADAVRLG
- a CDS encoding GNAT family N-acetyltransferase; its protein translation is MSDTEIRDDRAGGRLEAIAGGEVVGHIEYFVLEAPARALVPVHTIVEPEHEGKGIAGSLTRELYGIAAREGIVVAPLCPYVVKWAARHPEEAPAADPELLGAAMAWLEAHPGRF
- a CDS encoding (2Fe-2S)-binding protein; translation: MELDPELAALGSLGGFFVLRTGVPPRAPLPTLAQAYASPRDDDPRDVWSDPLNFRVRKVAASLRAPEPRIAVSVAQQGLAARLWSVSLGAAALYGQLPDLDPGLLRWDPDGSAPDDLWLSEVRALPVAAIGEVVRDGHLAPLAAALRTRHRMSKGLLWGNAGSALAGAWRQLHRWAEANGRTDVADRARFLAADLFTHPDLSATVDPRTLRRRSCCLYYRLPGGGLCGDCCFDRPPGRTRGGTPGRR
- the panD gene encoding aspartate 1-decarboxylase, translating into MLRTMFKSKIHRATVTQADLHYVGSVTIDADLLDAADLLPGELVHIVDITNGARLETYVIEGERGSGVVGINGAAAHLVHPGDLVIIISYAQVSDAEARALRPRVVHVDHDNRIVALGADPSEPVPGSDQERSPQAVTV
- the gndA gene encoding NADP-dependent phosphogluconate dehydrogenase; protein product: MSNSAQIGVTGLAVMGRNLARNFARNGYTVALHNRTAARTHALVEEFGHEGDFVATETAKEFVEALERPRRLMIMVKAGEPTDAVIQEFAPLLEPGDMIIDGGNAHFEDTRRRERDLRGQGIHFVGTGVSGGEEGALNGPSIMPGGSKESYASLGPMLEKISAKAPDGSPCVTHCGPDGAGHFVKMVHNGIEYADMQLIGEAYQLLREVAGYSPAQIADIFRTWNTGRLDSYLIEITAEVLSHVDAATGKPFVDVVQDRAEQKGTGRWTVQIALDLGVPVSGIAEAVFARSLSGHADLRAASRELAGPKAKPLGDSEAAAFADRVEQALYASKIVSYTQGFHEISAGSDQYDWDIDLGAVSAIWRGGCIIRAAFLDRIRAAYDARPDLPSLLSDETFAQEIAAAQDDWREVLVAATRQGVPAPGFSAALAYYDALRADRLPAALTQGQRDFFGAHTYRRVDREGSFHTLWGGDRSEVEA
- a CDS encoding DMT family transporter, which codes for MSALALSVLLSFVSAVAYAGGAIVQEQVALTSPDQTYAPLRRPGWWAAVALSGVGGVLHVVALAYGPLSLVQPLGALTIVFALPMAAVFVGREAGATAWRGAIMATVGLAVLLALVGSADSQSLSDTQITVLAVVSGGAVAAFMVAGRAAHRHPAVRSVMLAVGSGIAFSMSSVFTKTVAVDWSHQVSLADLPSLVLIGVFATAGMLLSQASYRGGGLAAPLATLTVVNPVVAAAVGITMFGETFRYGETGTVLALACGVVAAGGLILLTTEQIGSARNTAEVAASAAAETEPAPEAATPDSALEALLLAALPEQSTGPDPEHEPTTGHREAFGAGFGEGFDAGLAESFDAKLGEEFDAGLENALDAGLGNGLGSGLGAGLGEAFDAGLANGFGAGLGNGLGGDRGEDVFVPAPAMVGAAESAPDPADSPESSEEDAPPVPAYSAPCAGPT
- a CDS encoding MoxR family ATPase, translating into MPDLDALVPDVAALRSRLDAVGYLADDALATALLLAVRMRQPILLEGEPGVGKTEAARALAAVLDTPLIRLQCYEGLSSAEALYEWNYPRQLLAIRLAESRGEPLRDADLFTEDYLLPRPLLAALCHPGPRPAVLLIDEVDRADDEFEAFLLELLADAAVTIPELGTRTAVVPPVAVLTSNRTRDLHDALKRRCLYHWIDYPDTARVAAIIRRRLPESARWLAAQVARGVARLRARQELTKPPGIAEAIDWAGALHALGLSVLDADAADRTLGVVLKYAEDLQAVRRAGLAELVDAEAGSGSDA
- the glgA gene encoding glycogen synthase; the protein is MRVGLLTREYPPDVYGGAGVHVEFLARELRTLTDLDVHCWGEGAAGGVVRHRSWTSLDGANDALRTFSVDLAMAAALEGRELVHSHTWYANLAGHFGKLLYGIPHVMTAHSLEPLRPWKAEQLGGGYALSSWAERTAVEAADAVIAVSGAMREDILTCYPALDPAKVRVVHNGIDTALYRPDHGTDVLERIGIDAARPYVLFVGRITRQKGVPHLLRAVRDIDPAVQVVLCAGAPDTPEIDREFRDLFQELSAVRQGLHWIPQMLPRPDVVQLLTHAAVFVCPSVYEPLGIVNLEAMACGTAVVASRVGGIPEVVEDGVTGVLVPIEENFEAGLALALDSVLADPRAARRMGEAGRERAVREFGWDTVARRTVQLYEEVLKPG